The Anastrepha ludens isolate Willacy chromosome 2, idAnaLude1.1, whole genome shotgun sequence genome contains a region encoding:
- the LOC128858048 gene encoding 60S ribosomal protein L27, producing MRKIMKQGKIVIVLSGRYAGRKAIIVKTSDDGTPEKPFGQALVAGIDRYPRKVTKKMGKNKLKKKSKIKPFLKVLNYNHLMPTRYAVHDISFEKLSPKDLKDPVKKKTHRFQTRVKFESTYKEGKNKWFFQKLRF from the coding sequence ATGAGGAAAATTATGAAACAAGGTAAAATCGTAATCGTCCTTAGTGGACGTTACGCCGGTCGTAAGGCCATCATTGTGAAGACATCGGATGACGGCACACCGGAGAAACCATTCGGACAGGCGCTTGTCGCCGGCATCGACCGTTATCCACGTAAGGTGACCAAGAAGATGGGCAAGAACAAGTTGAAGAAGAAGTCCAAAATCAAGCCTTTCCTGAAGGTACTGAACTACAATCACCTAATGCCCACCCGTTATGCTGTGCATGATATCTCATTTGAGAAATTGTCGCCCAAGGACCTTAAAGATCCGGTCAAAAAGAAGACACATCGCTTCCAAACACGCGTTAAGTTCGAATCTACCTACAAAGAGGGCAAGAACAAGTGGTTCTTCCAAAAGCTGCGTTTCTAA
- the LOC128871831 gene encoding ribosome-releasing factor 2, mitochondrial produces the protein MSIARGFPLLKCVNVHARWQRFYSSAKLRNIGILAHIDAGKTTTTERMLFYAGKTRALGEVHRGNTVTDYLTQERERGITICSSAVAFNWHGHKINLLDTPGHIDFTMEVEQSLHAVDGVVVVLDGTAGVEAQTITVWAQAEKHRLPKIVFVNKMDRPDADFMTCIRDLSQKLDAKPICLQSPLKDENGNLIILDVITQQMFTWNNVSLGREYTAQPLFDEHVAELQEKRYALIDELSGIDDDLAQVVINNEGFDQIRNDLIKQALRRAVEQRKVVPVLLGSAYKNVGVQHLMDGVIDYLPAPPERNQLYDCFGEDFVGKVFKIVHDKQRGSLTLVRVFRGELKRGARLITTRNNAEVVSKVYEPLADEYREISGVPAGDVAICAGLKHTVTGDLLTVSTSSLKNAQKRLQKTLKLPESYEAPEENDTDAALVREIFSTEPQIPDAVYFCSIEPPSLATQNAMEAALKQLQREDPSLRVNYDTVTGQTVLGGMGELHMDIVKSRILTEFKIDVDLGPLQIAYKETIETPAMDTFQIEKEIAGNKQSVTITLELLHEEKERFSLDKSGENAANLSALRPRTLQVIRKGALSGLERGPRVGGQVVDTQIRLHNITIGRGTADSFIMAATAQCVQKILTSAGTRLLEPVMALEIVAPSERISTIIADLSRRRATINDVRPKSEQNNIISVSAPLAELSGYSSALRTITSGTASMTMQPCGFARMNANDELRAIKRAQGFE, from the exons ATGTCAATAGCACGCGGCTTCCCATTGTTGAAATGCGTCAATGTGCACGCACGATGGCAACGTTTTTATAGCAGTGCAAAGTTGCGAAATATTGGTATTTTAGCACATATCGATGCAGGTAAAACAACCACCACGGAACGCATGCTCTTCTATGCTGGGAAAACGCGAGCTCTGGGAGAGGTGCACCGTGGTAACACTGTGACAGATTATTTGACGCAGGAGCGAGAACGCGGCATAACGATATGCAGTTCGGCCGTCGCTTTCAATTGGCATGGACATAA AATAAATCTTCTGGATACACCGGGTCACATAGATTTCACTATGGAGGTGGAACAATCGTTGCATGCTGTAGATGGCGTTGTTGTGGTGCTGGATGGTACAGCAGGTGTGGAGGCACAAACCATCACTGTATGGGCACAGGCCGAAAAACATCGCTTGCCGAAAATAGTATTTGTCAATAAAATGGATCGACCTGACGCAGATTTCATGACCTGTATTCGAGATCTGTCACAAAAATTGGATGCAAAACCAATTTGTTTGCAGTCCCCATTAAAGGACGAAAATGGAAATTTGA ttATTTTGGATGTAATAACACAGCAAATGTTCACTTGGAATAATGTAAGTTTAGGTCGCGAGTACACAGCGCAGCCTCTATTTGATGAACATGTTGCGGAGCTGCAAGAAAAACGTTACGCCTTGATAGATGAGCTCTCCGGCATCGATGATGACCTAGCACAGGTAGTCATTAACAACGAAGGCTTTGATCAAATTAGAAATGATTTGATAAAACAAGCTTTGCGACGCGCTGTAGAACAACGCAAAGTGGTGCCCGTACTTTTGGGCTCGGCATACAAAAACGTAGGGGTGCAACATCTCATGGATGGGGTTATTGATTATTTACCGGCGCCACCCGAACGTAATCAGCTTTACGATTGTTTtgg CGAAGATTTTGTGggcaaagtttttaaaatcgTGCACGACAAGCAACGTGGCTCGCTAACTTTGGTGCGTGTTTTTCGTGGCGAACTGAAGAGAGGCGCACGTCTGATTACTACGCGCAACAATGCAGAGGTGGTTAGCAAAGTTTATGAACCATTGGCGGACGAGTATAGGGAAATAAGTGGTGTGCCAGCGGGTGATGTAGCAATTTGTGCAGGCTTGAAG CATACAGTTACTGGTGATTTGTTGACTGTCAGCACCTCTTCGCTAAAAAATGCGCAAAAACGTCTACAAAAAACTCTGAAATTACCGGAAAGCTATGAGGCGCCTGAAGAGAACGACACCGACGCTGCTTTAGTGAGGGAAATATTCTCCACTGAGCCACAAATACCTGATGCGGTGTACTTTTGTTCAATCGAACCACCTAGCTTGGCAAcacaaaacgctatggaggcaGCGCTAAAGCAACTGCAGCGTGAAGATCCCAGTTTGCGCGTAAATTATGACACTGTTACTGGACAAACAGTGTTGGGGG GCATGGGTGAACTGCACATGGACATTGTTAAATCGCGCATACTCACCGAATTCAAAATCGATGTGGACTTGGGTCCACTACAAATTGCCTACAAAGAAACGATTGAGACACCAGCGATGGATACTTttcaaatagaaaaagaaatagcTGGAAACAAACAAAGTGTCACGATTACTTTGGAACTCTTACACGAAGAAAAGGAAAGGTTTAG TTTAGATAAATCCGGGGAAAATGCAGCTAATTTAAGTGCTTTACGCCCACGTACGCTACAAGTGATACGTAAAGGTGCATTATCTGGTTTGGAACGTGGGCCACGTGTTGGTGGTCAAGTGGTGGATACGCAAATACGGttacataatattacaataggACGCGGTACGGCCGATTCATTTATAATGGCCGCAACAGCACAATGTGTACAAAAG ATACTAACCTCAGCTGGTACGCGCTTGTTGGAGCCTGTCATGGCTTTGGAAATTGTTGCGCCATCCGAACGGATATCTACAATTATAGCTGATTTGTCACGTCGGCGAGCCACGATTAACGATGTTCGTCCGAAAAGTGAACAAAATAAT ATAATATCTGTGAGTGCGCCATTGGCAGAGTTATCCGGCTATTCAAGTGCTCTGCGTACCATAACCTCTGGCACGGCAAGCATGACAATGCAACCATGTGGTTTCGCAAGAATGAATGCAAACGATGAACTGCGCGCGATTAAAAGAGCACAAGGATTTGAATAA
- the LOC128871830 gene encoding S1 RNA-binding domain-containing protein 1, producing MTGRTRRQAALRAVQIIELSDSEDDVSTVSRRTRRDSSFSPPPTKSARIDAATRSVAQRDMAATSATTGRKRWPTPRSDENAKEGKISGKRTKKDAKSASSKSKKAKEQMNVPNEVDTDVIEMPNDVAVEQENMDLSSKNQAAPVETTDGQCSSRADMSANKVALDSTYTGRSSFWARRKVWRVDELLAEKENVAPGTAKNIVQLLENENTIPFICRYRRDLISHITPERLRDIKNSYTEIVELRKRAETIVTQLQKEQQIDEEVRTEILCAKSNEELEFLYAPYKPASKGSLAERAKALGLGNAADCLLFGEAPEVFLESLVDRNNADLDSAEKVLQGICHIISHNISKHTGVLEELRRLQKVHRIVLKCTKTKTPATTACGKVSTSAKSKLNSNNNNSLHSKTKTDASKYEIYYNFQQDVRYLKPHQVLAINRAEKQKFLTVKVIPADYVKNDIKRYTRELFMHEGLRYPLRNQVFEQAFEECYSKKLQPLLSRQLRSDLNELAKKAAIDVFAQNLKQLLLQSPLKGERILGIDPGFTNGCKLALISETADVLETGVIYPHARTSNPEEVGNKLAKMLVRHNCKIIALGNGTACRETEFWLSNLFDIGILDKSTVRYSIISEQGASIYSCSDVALKEFPDMDMNEISAVSIARRLNDPLSEYVKIEPRHIGVGMYQHDVPEKTLNEALNEVVSECVSFVGVDINTASLSVLKNVAGLSEKKAQKIIEYRTSNGPFQTRKDLLKVKSIGEKTFVQCAGFIRIDPLSVGGKIENPLDCTWVHPESYAVAKKIISKSNLLLKDIGTNAFICKIKAFVLQCDMQELAEDFQIPEERLDVVLMALQRELTQDYRSEFAKRPLFKQGLTRITELSEGDVLTGAISNITHFGAFVDIGVECNALIHISKMKNAELSVGDRVVVSIIQIDVPRKRISVKLEDIKVNDNDSFTLV from the exons ATGACCGGACGCACGAGACGTCAAGCGGCCCTTAGAGCTGTGCAGATAATAGAACTATCTGATTCCGAAGATGATGTCTCAACTGTTTCCCGAAGAACACGACGTGATAGCTCCTTTTCGCCTCCACCGACCAAGTCTGCCCGAATTGATGCTGCAACACGTTCCGTAGCTCAGCGGGATATGGCTGCTACAAGCGCAACAACTGGACG aaaACGCTGGCCTACTCCAAGAAGTGACGAGAATGCTAAGGAAGGGAAAATTTCGGGAAAGCGTACCAAAAAAGACGCTAAATCAGCTTCATCAAAATCTAAGAAAGCGAAAGAGCAAATGAATGTACCAAACGAAGTTGACACTGATGTTATAGAAATGCCGAATGATGTAGCTGTTGAGCAAGAAAACATGGATTTGAGCAGTAAAAATCAAGCAGCACCTGTTGAGACTACAGATGGCCAATGCAGTTCACGCGCTGATATGTCCGCAAACAAGGTTGCACTTGATTCCACTTACACCGGTCGCAGCTCATTTTGGG cACGCCGCAAAGTGTGGCGTGTCGACGAACTTCTCGCTGAAAAGGAGAACGTTGCACCGGGCactgcaaaaaatattgtacaattacTTGAGAATGAGAATACAATTCCTTTCATATGCCGATATCGTCGCGATTTGATCAGTCACATAACGCCTGAGCGATTACGTGATATAAAGAATTCTTATACGGAAATTGTAGAATTGCGTAAACGTGCTGAAACGATTGTGACACAATTGCAGAAAGAACAACAGATTGACGAAGAAGTGCGAACAGAGATCTTATGTGCCAAAAGTAATGAGGAATTGGAGTTTTTG TATGCCCCATATAAACCCGCTAGTAAAGGCTCACTTGCTGAACGAGCGAAAGCTCTCGGTTTGGGCAATGCCGCAGACTGTTTGTTATTTGGCGAGGCACCTGAGGTGTTTTTGGAATCCCTAGTAGATCGCAACAATGcggatttggatagtgcagaAAAGGTTTTGCAGGGCATTTGCCATATAATTTCACATAATATTAGCAAACATACAGGCGTCTTGGAAGAGTTGCGAAGGCT tcAAAAAGTGCATCGTATTGTTCTTAAGTGCACTAAAACAAAGACTCCTGCCACAACAGCTTGTGGTAAGGTATCAACCTCGGCAAAGAGCAAGTTAAATAGTAATAACAACAACTCTTTGCATTCAAAGACTAAAACGGATGCTTCGaagtatgaaatttattataattttcaacaagatgtaCGATATTTGAAACCACATCAGGTGCTCGCCATCAATCGTGCAGAAAAACAAAAGTTCTTAACAGTAAAAGTAATCCCCGCAGACTATGTTAAGAATGACATCAAACGTTATACACGTGAGCTATTTATGCATGAAGGTCTGCGTTATCCATTGCGCAACCAGGTGTTTGAGCAGGCATTCGAGGAGTGCTATAGcaaaaaat tacaaccGCTTTTATCGCGACAATTGCGTAGTGATTTGAACGAGCTAGCCAAAAAGGCTGCCATCGATGTTTTTGCGCAAAACTTGAAGCAATTGCTGCTCCAATCCCCACTCAAAGGTGAGCGTATTCTTGGCATTGATCCCGGCTTTACAAATGGTTGCAAACTGGCACTTATTTCCGAGACAGCAGATGTGTTAGAAACTGGTGTGATATATCCGCATGCGCGTACCAGTAACCCAGAAGAAGTTGGCAATAAATTAGCTAAAATGTTGGTCCGACACAA cTGTAAAATAATCGCTTTAGGCAACGGTACTGCTTGTCGGGAAACTGAATTTTGGCTTTCAAATCTTTTCGATATTGGTATTTTAGACAAAAGTACTGTGCGTTATAGTATCATTTCGGAGCAAGGTGCCTCAATATACTCATGTAGTGATGTAGCGCTTAAGGAATTCCCTGACATGGATATGAACGAAATAAGTGCAG TTTCCATTGCACGTCGGTTAAATGACCCGTTAAGTGAATATGTGAAAATAGAACCGCGTCACATTGGTGTTGGCATGTATCAACATGATGTGCCAGAAAAAACGCTCAATGAAGCCCTGAACGAAGTTGTGTCTGAGTGTGTGAGTTTCGTGGGCGTGGATATTAATACGGCGAGCTTGAGTGTATTAAA aaatgtgGCCGGCTTGAGTGAAAAGaaagcacaaaaaataatagaataccGTACAAGTAATGGTCCTTTTCAAACGCGTAAAGATCTATTAAAAGTAAAGTCTATTGGCGAAAAGACATTTGTTCAATGCGCAGG CTTTATACGTATCGATCCTCTGAGTGTTGGTGGAAAAATTGAAAACCCGCTTGACTGCACTTGGGTGCATCCGGAAAGTTATGCAGTTGCCAAAAA AATCATAAGCAAAAGTAATTTGTTACTAAAAGACATCGGCACAAAcgcatttatttgcaaaattaaagcATTCGTACTACAATGTGATATGCAAGAGTTGGCAGAGGATTTTCAGATACCAGAAGAGCgg CTCGATGTTGTATTAATGGCCTTACAACGTGAGCTTACACAAGACTATCGCTCAGAATTCGCTAAACGTCCACTATTCAAGCAAGGCTTAACACGTATAACTGAACTGTCTGAGGGTGATGTGTTGACAG GCGCAATATCAAACATAACTCACTTTGGCGCCTTCGTTGATATTGGCGTTGAATGTAATGCTCttatacatataagtaaaatgAAGAATGCAGAACTGAGTGTAGGTGATCGTGTTgttgtttctatcattcaaaTTGATGTACCTCGCAAACGTATCAGTGTGAAACTGGAGGATATAAAAGTAAACGACAACGATTCGTTTACTTTGGTATAA